The Chitinophagales bacterium genome window below encodes:
- the recJ gene encoding single-stranded-DNA-specific exonuclease RecJ encodes MPQQWTYKPTDKAKVEKLYKSLKINKTLCKLLVQRGIETFDEAKAYFRPGLEQLHAPFLMKDMDKAVNRIITAVKNKQKILFYGDYDVDGTTSVALCMLFFKQFYENIDFYVPDRNKEGYGISIKGIDFATKNNFSLMVALDCGIKAIEKVNYANEKGLDIIICDHHTPADELPKAHAILNPKQKECIYPYKELSGCGIGFKLCQAYAQKHFIKDELLYQFLDLVCISIASDIVPITDENRILAHFGLKQLNTKPSVGLKNIVELLDLKKDFTINDVVFKIGPRINAAGRMAHAKMAVDVLMGKEIVKELQDNNQKRQALDKDITAEALTLLANENEDRVSNVVYQENWHKGVIGIVASRVTETYYKPTVVLCHSNGRLTGSVRSVEGFNVYEPLEACSHLFTNFGGHAFAAGITLEIENFETFKQQFDDEVRQRILPEQLIPKIEIDSTIELHEINKSFYNILKQFAPFGPYNMRPVFVVKNLTDTGQSKIVGENHLKTLLADKEGNTLNGIAFNMADKLPLLKGKVDVCFVLEENEWNGNTTLQMHIKDIRESE; translated from the coding sequence ATACCTCAACAATGGACATATAAACCCACAGATAAAGCTAAAGTAGAAAAGCTTTATAAAAGTTTAAAAATAAATAAAACGCTTTGCAAACTTTTAGTGCAAAGAGGTATAGAAACTTTTGATGAAGCTAAAGCCTATTTTCGTCCCGGCTTAGAGCAGTTGCATGCCCCGTTTTTAATGAAAGACATGGATAAAGCGGTAAATAGGATAATAACAGCCGTTAAAAACAAACAAAAAATACTGTTTTATGGCGATTATGATGTAGATGGCACTACCTCTGTAGCTTTATGTATGCTGTTTTTTAAGCAGTTTTACGAAAATATAGATTTTTATGTGCCCGATAGAAACAAAGAAGGATACGGTATTTCCATTAAAGGAATTGATTTTGCTACAAAAAATAATTTTAGCTTAATGGTAGCACTTGACTGCGGTATAAAAGCCATAGAAAAAGTAAATTATGCTAATGAAAAAGGCTTAGACATAATTATATGCGACCACCATACACCAGCAGACGAATTGCCTAAAGCACATGCCATTTTAAACCCTAAACAAAAAGAGTGTATTTATCCTTATAAAGAATTATCGGGGTGTGGTATTGGTTTTAAACTTTGCCAAGCTTATGCTCAAAAGCATTTTATAAAAGACGAATTACTATATCAATTTTTAGATTTAGTATGCATAAGCATAGCTTCAGATATAGTGCCCATTACTGATGAAAACAGAATTTTAGCTCATTTTGGTTTAAAGCAGCTCAACACAAAACCATCGGTAGGTTTAAAAAACATAGTAGAGCTATTAGATTTAAAAAAAGATTTTACCATAAATGATGTGGTATTTAAAATAGGGCCACGCATAAATGCAGCAGGGCGTATGGCACACGCTAAAATGGCGGTAGATGTTTTAATGGGCAAAGAAATAGTAAAAGAACTACAAGACAACAACCAAAAACGTCAAGCATTAGATAAAGATATTACAGCAGAAGCTTTAACACTTTTAGCCAATGAAAATGAAGATAGAGTTAGCAATGTTGTTTATCAAGAAAATTGGCATAAAGGCGTTATTGGCATAGTGGCTTCCCGTGTAACCGAAACCTACTACAAACCTACGGTGGTTTTATGCCATTCTAATGGGAGGTTAACTGGTTCTGTGCGTTCGGTAGAGGGTTTTAATGTGTATGAACCATTAGAAGCCTGTAGCCATTTGTTTACCAATTTTGGTGGACACGCATTTGCGGCAGGTATTACCTTAGAAATAGAAAATTTTGAAACTTTCAAACAGCAGTTTGACGATGAAGTAAGGCAAAGGATATTGCCGGAGCAGTTAATTCCCAAAATTGAAATAGATAGCACCATAGAATTGCACGAGATAAATAAAAGCTTTTACAATATTTTAAAGCAGTTTGCTCCTTTTGGTCCATACAATATGCGACCTGTTTTTGTAGTTAAAAACTTAACCGACACAGGACAATCAAAGATAGTGGGAGAAAACCATTTAAAAACCCTTTTAGCAGATAAAGAAGGAAATACATTAAACGGCATAGCTTTTAATATGGCAGATAAACTGCCTTTACTAAAAGGAAAAGTAGATGTATGTTTTGTTTTAGAAGAAAATGAATGGAATGGCAACACAACACTGCAAATGCACATTAAAGATATTAGGGAGAGTGAGTAG